From one Lotus japonicus ecotype B-129 chromosome 3, LjGifu_v1.2 genomic stretch:
- the LOC130743787 gene encoding uncharacterized protein LOC130743787: MGSITHSLQCLSLLFLLTSVCSSTFNIPRLGTLRRIKERKPQTMSSSDQLPEDLQTFYYTQRLDHFNYGPDSYPTFQHRYVMDFKYWGGAKSSSPIFAFLGAESPLDEDIYYVGFLRNKAPQFNALIVYIEHRYYGKSIPFGSWEEAMINASTRDYFNSTQALADYAAVLLHIKKSLSAQNSPIIVIGGSYGGSGVSKLYKASKLKDILELVYTSAAQYKAPTDFQVNTICEVIDAAAAKKTYILDRIFQGVVGVLRNQSCYYMDEYNHQTQTNLNWRWHTFSKIVMPIGHDKSGSMFPPAPINMKRFVNECRSLYNVLPRPHWITTYYGGQDLKLILCRFGSNIIFSNGLKDPRAGIGVLESISNIVISVSTVNARSHCLDILSEESSILEWLVMQRNVEVKIIKGWITEYQVVQLAVINKQIQALKPET, encoded by the exons AACCATGTCTTCCTCTGACCAACTGCCTGAAGACCTCCAAACATTCTATTACACCCAAAGACTTGATCATTTCAATTACGGGCCTGACAGCTACCCTACTTTCCAACACAGATATGTGATGGACTTTAAGTACTGGGGTGGAGCTAAATCAAGTTCACCAATTTTTGCATTCCTTGGTGCTGAATCACCGTTGGATGAAGATATATACTATGTTGGATTTCTTAGGAATAAAGCTCCCCAATTCAATGCACTTATTGTCTATATTGAG CATAGATACTATGGGAAATCAATACCATTTGGTTCATGGGAAGAAGCTATGATAAATGCTAGTACTCGCGACTACTTCAACTCAACCCAAGCACTAGCAGACTATGCTGCTGTGCTTTTACACATCAAGAAAAGTTTGTCTGCTCAGAATTCTCCCATAATCGTTATTGGAGGCTCTTATGGCGgaa GTGGTGTAAG CAAATTGTACAAAGCTTCTAAGCTCAAAGACATCTTAGAGTTAGTATATACTTCCGCAGCTCAGTATAAGGCGCCTACTGATTTCCAAGTGAATACCATCTGTGAAGTTATTGATGCAGCAGCAGCTAAGAAAACATACATTCTTGACCGAATATTTCAAGGTGTTGTTGGTGTCTTGAGAAACCAGTCATGCTATTACATGGATGAATACAATCATCAAACCCAAACTAACCTGAACTGGAGATGGCAT ACATTTAGCAAAATTGTTATGCCAATTGGTCATGATAAGAGCGGCTCAATGTTCCCACCAGCACCTATCAATATGAAGAGATTTGTAAATGAGTGTAGGAGCTTATATAATGTCCTTCCACGACCACATTGGATTACCACATATTATGGAGG GCAGGATTTGAAACTGATTCTCTGTAGGTTTGGTAGCAATATCATCTTCTCCAATGGATTAAAAGATCCTCGGGCGGGTATAG GGGTGTTGGAGAGTATATCAAACATTGTCATTTCTGTTTCCACCGTAAATGCTA GGTCTCATTGCTTGGACATACTATCAGAAGAATCAAGTATTCTTGAATGGTTGGTGATGCAGAGAAATGTTGAGGTCAAGATAATCAAAGGTTGGATCACCGAGTACCAAGTTGTTCAATTAGCAGTGATCAATAAACAAATCCAAGCACTGAAACCAGAGACTTAA
- the LOC130743788 gene encoding uncharacterized protein LOC130743788: protein MGSITHSLQCLSLLFLITSVCSSAFNIPRLGTLRRIKERKPQTMSSSGQSPEDLQTFYYTQRIDYFNYGPDSYPTFQQRYVMDFKYCGGAKSSSPIFALLGAESPLDEDIYYVGLLRNKAPQFNALIVYIEHRYYGKSIPFGSWEEAMRNASTRDYFNSTQALADYAAVLLHIKKSLSAQSSPIIVIGGSYGGSDVSKLYKASELKDILELVYNSDFQVNTILEVIDAATAKKTYILDRIFQGVQTCSEIVNPICHDRSGSMFQPAPFNIKRFVNESRSLYGVLSRPHWITTYYGGPDFKLILRRFGSNVIFSNGLKDPYNSGVVLESISNNVILVSTGLIAWAY, encoded by the exons ATGGGATCCATTACGCACTCACTTCAATGtctttctcttttgtttctAATTACCTCAGTCTGTTCCTCTGCTTTCAACATTCCAAGGTTAGGAACTCTGCGAAGAATTAAAGAACGCAAACCACAAACCATGTCTTCCTCTGGTCAATCGCCTGAAGACCTGCAAACATTCTATTACACCCAAAGAATTGATTATTTCAATTACGGGCCTGACAGCTACCCTACTTTCCAACAAAGATATGTGATGGACTTTAAGTATTGTGGTGGAGCTAAATCAAGTTCACCAATTTTTGCATTACTTGGTGCTGAATCACCGTTGGATGAAGATATATACTATGTTGGACTTCTTAGGAATAAAGCTCCCCAATTCAATGCACTTATTGTCTATATTGAG CATAGATACTATGGGAAATCAATACCATTTGGTTCATGGGAAGAAGCTATGAGAAATGCTAGTACTCGCGACTACTTCAACTCAACCCAAGCACTAGCAGACTATGCTGCTGTGCTTTTACACATCAAGAAAAGTTTGTCCGCTCAGAGTTCTCCCATAATCGTTATTGGAGGCTCTTATGGCGgaa GTGATGTAAG CAAATTGTACAAAGCTTCTGAGCTCAAAGACATCTTAGAGTTAGTATATAATTCTGATTTCCAAGTAAATACCATCTTAGAAGTTATTGATGCAGCAACAGCTAAGAAAACATACATTCTTGACCGAATATTTCAAGGTGTT CAAACATGTAGCGAGATTGTTAACCCAATTTGTCATGATAGGAGTGGCTCAATGTTCCAGCCAGCACCTTTCAATATAAAGAGATTTGTTAATGAGAGTAGGAGCTTATATGGTGTGCTTTCACGGCCTCATTGGATTACCACATATTATGGGGGTCCT GATTTTAAACTAATTCTCCGTAGGTTTGGTAGCAATGTCATCTTCTCCAATGGATTGAAAGATCCCTACAACTCTGGCGT GGTGTTGGAGAGTATATCAAACAATGTCATTCTTGTTTCCACT